A section of the Pedobacter sp. HDW13 genome encodes:
- a CDS encoding DMT family transporter — translation MEATKKNLLILHLTVFVWGFTGVLGKVISIDAVPMVWYRVLIAAATLFAWFLITRKNIKITRTQFIQFFLTGAIVAIHWIFFFHAIKVSTVSVTLVCLSSFTLFTAILEPIIKKQPIQTGDIFIGLLIILGIYMIFKFEGQYTLGIIFGLLAAVASSLFSIINSTLVQKSEPSIIGFYELLGGLFWITLYRLYDGSLLSMHFNLSTSDWFYLALLGTLCTSVAYVAGVSVMRTLSAFRVALITNLEPVYGILLAFIFFQNKEQMTGGFYIGATIILGAIFLYPIYKKRKNKL, via the coding sequence ATGGAAGCAACCAAAAAAAACCTGCTCATCCTCCATCTTACTGTTTTTGTTTGGGGCTTTACAGGTGTATTAGGAAAAGTAATTTCTATCGATGCTGTCCCCATGGTTTGGTACAGGGTGTTAATTGCAGCAGCTACACTTTTTGCCTGGTTTTTAATCACAAGGAAGAACATTAAAATTACCAGAACACAATTTATCCAGTTCTTTTTAACCGGCGCAATTGTAGCTATCCACTGGATATTTTTCTTTCATGCCATTAAGGTCTCCACCGTTTCTGTAACCTTGGTTTGCCTTTCGTCCTTCACTTTATTTACCGCTATTTTAGAGCCGATAATTAAAAAACAACCGATACAAACAGGAGATATTTTTATTGGTCTGCTGATTATTTTAGGCATCTATATGATCTTTAAATTTGAAGGTCAGTATACTTTAGGCATTATTTTCGGATTACTTGCAGCAGTAGCCTCGAGTCTTTTTTCGATCATCAATTCAACGCTGGTTCAAAAAAGCGAGCCTTCAATTATTGGTTTTTACGAATTGCTTGGCGGCCTTTTCTGGATCACTTTATACCGTTTGTACGACGGATCGTTGTTGAGTATGCACTTTAATTTAAGCACCAGCGACTGGTTCTATTTAGCACTTCTAGGTACACTTTGCACCTCGGTTGCCTATGTAGCCGGCGTATCGGTAATGCGCACTTTATCGGCTTTCAGGGTTGCATTAATTACCAATTTAGAACCTGTTTACGGGATCTTACTGGCCTTCATTTTCTTTCAGAATAAGGAACAGATGACCGGTGGATTTTACATCGGTGCAACCATTATCCTGGGAGCTATCTTCCTTTATCCGATCTATAAAAAGCGAAAAAACAAGTTGTAG
- a CDS encoding lipopolysaccharide assembly protein LapA domain-containing protein, protein MSTKTISIIILTALLTIFLMVNTEPVDFDFLVTTIPVSKLLVIGVCIIIGFIIGFVVGRPRKTISSYDDEIERKNQPTGNKKELSDEDRDYIS, encoded by the coding sequence ATGAGTACAAAAACAATTTCGATTATTATTTTAACGGCATTGCTAACCATTTTTTTAATGGTGAATACCGAGCCTGTAGATTTCGACTTTTTGGTTACCACCATTCCGGTATCTAAACTCTTGGTTATTGGTGTCTGCATTATCATTGGTTTCATTATCGGCTTTGTTGTGGGCAGGCCAAGAAAAACAATAAGCAGTTATGATGATGAGATTGAGCGAAAAAATCAGCCGACGGGAAATAAAAAGGAGTTGAGTGATGAGGATAGAGACTACATTAGTTAA
- a CDS encoding pirin family protein encodes MSQFILHKENTRGHANHGWLNAHHSFSFANYYNPERMHFGVLRVLNDDLIAGGMGFGAHPHDNMEIITIPLAGAIAHKDSMGNSAVIKNGEIQVMSAGTGVSHSEFNANADEELNLLQIWLFPNKKNVTPRYDQKTLEVAARHNNFQQILSPNASDDNVWIHQDAWFSLGKFDAGFETEYKIKKAGNGVYAFVINGEVTINGQTLSKRDAIGVWDTDVISFQANSADVEVLLMDVPMELN; translated from the coding sequence ATGTCACAGTTCATTTTGCACAAAGAAAACACCCGCGGTCATGCTAATCATGGCTGGTTAAATGCACACCACTCATTCAGTTTTGCTAACTATTACAATCCTGAAAGAATGCACTTTGGCGTGTTAAGGGTTTTAAATGATGACTTGATAGCTGGTGGAATGGGCTTTGGTGCTCACCCACACGATAATATGGAAATCATTACCATTCCGTTAGCTGGTGCAATTGCCCACAAAGATAGCATGGGGAATTCGGCGGTAATTAAAAACGGCGAAATACAGGTAATGAGTGCCGGTACAGGCGTTAGTCATAGTGAGTTTAATGCCAATGCCGACGAGGAGTTGAATTTATTGCAGATCTGGTTGTTTCCGAACAAGAAAAACGTTACGCCACGTTACGATCAGAAAACTTTGGAAGTTGCTGCCCGTCACAATAATTTTCAGCAAATCCTGTCACCAAATGCCAGCGATGACAACGTATGGATCCATCAGGATGCCTGGTTCTCCTTAGGTAAATTTGATGCCGGATTTGAAACCGAATACAAAATCAAAAAAGCTGGAAATGGTGTTTATGCTTTTGTAATCAATGGCGAGGTAACCATCAACGGTCAAACGTTAAGCAAACGCGATGCTATCGGTGTTTGGGATACAGATGTCATTAGCTTTCAGGCGAACAGTGCAGATGTTGAAGTGTTGTTGATGGATGTTCCGATGGAGCTGAACTAA
- a CDS encoding DNA alkylation repair protein, with protein sequence MNDLEFILSELKNISEPEYLKKMAHFGIDISKAYGIRVPNIRKLAKQIGKDQELSLLLWETGFHEARLLATFIGDYKQVTVSQINAWTNDFSSWDICDQACGNLFVKTPYFKSKLLEFTQAEPEFVKRTGFVLIAEAAVHLKKEPNETFLAFLPVIEREAYDNRNFVKKAINWALRQIGKRNAFLHEHAIQTANNILAQNNKKANWVALDALRELNSDAVLAKINKD encoded by the coding sequence ATGAACGATTTAGAATTTATTCTTTCTGAACTCAAAAATATTAGCGAGCCTGAATATTTGAAGAAAATGGCCCATTTTGGGATCGATATTTCCAAAGCTTACGGAATCCGGGTGCCAAACATCCGGAAACTAGCCAAACAGATTGGTAAAGATCAGGAGCTGTCGTTGTTGCTTTGGGAAACGGGTTTTCATGAAGCACGCCTGCTGGCCACTTTTATTGGCGATTATAAACAGGTCACAGTATCGCAAATAAACGCCTGGACAAACGATTTTAGTTCCTGGGATATATGTGATCAGGCTTGTGGAAATCTTTTCGTTAAAACGCCTTATTTTAAGTCGAAGCTATTGGAGTTTACGCAAGCCGAACCAGAATTTGTAAAACGTACGGGTTTTGTGCTCATAGCCGAAGCTGCGGTTCACCTTAAAAAAGAGCCCAACGAAACTTTCCTGGCTTTTTTGCCCGTCATTGAGCGCGAAGCTTACGATAACCGCAACTTCGTTAAGAAAGCCATTAACTGGGCGTTAAGGCAAATTGGAAAGCGAAATGCATTCCTGCATGAGCATGCCATTCAAACGGCAAATAATATCCTGGCTCAGAATAATAAAAAGGCAAATTGGGTGGCTTTAGATGCTTTGAGAGAACTGAACAGCGATGCGGTATTGGCCAAAATCAATAAAGACTAA
- a CDS encoding family 20 glycosylhydrolase, which yields MRIKNFSALLGLALFFITKSNFAQELSMLPQPESVKTLQGKFVFSGSTAIVGNQDSVFAIATQEVKLLKKDRASGVSNKLLFVKDASLKPEAYRLQINPKQITIAVSDKLGAFWAVQTLKQLAGANAFKTKNTWTLPALEIKDQPKFSWRGVHLDVSRHFFDMAYLHRFIGRLSFYKFNKFHWHLTDDQGWRIEIKKYPELTTVGAWRKLNNQDSACLKLAETNPDYKLPEKHFKVINGEKLYGGFYTQQEIRELVAYASAKGIEIIPEIDMPGHMQAATRQFPWLTSTGSVQKEKSFTDPICPCKETTFEFAENVFKEVAQLFPSKYIHLGADEVEKSSWKNIPECESLMKRENLKSIDEVQSYFVKRMEKYFNSLGKKLIGWDEILDGGVSPTATLMYWRTWVPTAPKHAAEKGNYVIMTPGEYCYFDAQQDAHSLQKVYGFNPTGFGLNANEQQYVLGGQANLWTEYIPSEQRLEYMLFPRLLAMSDVLWGHQQNFETFSRKMDQQFAVLDAMHINYRFTDLKGFAENNVFLKSAYLNIEAPKNAVVHYTTDGSTPKIGSPKYIKPINIDKTQTVKAAIFGANGRMGDVFTANYVQTDYVDAISLNHPKPGLNFSYYPKFYKVVNLIAEADKTKTATTAAIEIPVEDKAASFATRHKGFFYAAEDGIYSFFLRSDDGSVLKIQNKTLVDNDGMHFAIEKSAQIALKKGYHPFELLFLEGGGGYTLQLEYSMGSSKRKAVSAADFAVE from the coding sequence ATGAGAATAAAGAATTTCAGTGCACTGCTGGGCTTAGCCCTTTTTTTTATAACCAAATCTAATTTTGCCCAGGAGCTTAGCATGCTTCCCCAGCCCGAATCAGTTAAAACGCTACAGGGTAAGTTTGTTTTCTCGGGTAGTACGGCCATTGTTGGTAATCAGGATAGTGTTTTTGCGATTGCTACTCAGGAAGTTAAGCTTTTGAAGAAAGATAGGGCAAGTGGGGTAAGCAATAAGCTATTGTTTGTAAAAGATGCCAGTTTAAAACCAGAAGCTTATCGCTTACAGATTAATCCTAAACAAATAACCATTGCCGTTAGCGATAAATTGGGTGCTTTTTGGGCTGTGCAAACACTAAAGCAATTGGCAGGAGCGAATGCATTTAAAACCAAAAATACCTGGACTTTACCTGCGCTAGAGATAAAAGATCAACCTAAATTTTCATGGCGGGGTGTACATCTTGATGTTTCTCGCCATTTTTTTGATATGGCTTATCTACACCGCTTTATCGGCAGGCTTTCGTTTTATAAGTTTAATAAATTCCATTGGCACTTAACCGATGATCAGGGTTGGCGCATCGAAATCAAAAAATACCCTGAGCTTACAACAGTTGGGGCCTGGAGAAAATTGAATAACCAGGATTCAGCATGTTTAAAACTGGCCGAAACCAATCCCGATTACAAACTACCCGAAAAGCATTTCAAGGTAATTAACGGAGAAAAATTGTACGGTGGTTTTTATACCCAGCAGGAAATCAGGGAGCTGGTAGCCTACGCCAGCGCTAAGGGGATTGAAATCATTCCTGAAATTGATATGCCGGGCCACATGCAGGCGGCCACCAGGCAGTTTCCGTGGTTAACCTCAACAGGTTCAGTGCAAAAGGAAAAGAGCTTTACCGATCCGATTTGTCCCTGCAAGGAAACAACGTTTGAATTTGCAGAAAATGTTTTTAAGGAAGTTGCACAGCTGTTTCCTTCAAAATACATCCATTTAGGGGCAGATGAGGTTGAAAAAAGCAGCTGGAAGAATATTCCGGAGTGTGAGTCTTTGATGAAACGCGAGAACCTGAAAAGCATTGACGAGGTGCAGAGCTACTTTGTTAAACGGATGGAAAAATACTTCAATAGCCTAGGTAAAAAACTAATTGGCTGGGATGAAATTTTAGATGGCGGTGTTTCGCCAACGGCTACCCTGATGTATTGGCGTACCTGGGTACCAACAGCACCCAAACATGCGGCAGAAAAAGGGAACTATGTGATTATGACGCCTGGTGAATATTGTTATTTCGATGCCCAGCAAGATGCACATTCGCTGCAAAAAGTATATGGATTTAATCCAACTGGTTTTGGTCTTAATGCAAACGAACAACAATATGTTTTAGGTGGGCAGGCTAACCTCTGGACAGAATACATCCCGTCTGAGCAAAGGTTAGAGTATATGCTTTTCCCTCGTTTGCTGGCCATGTCTGACGTTTTATGGGGGCATCAGCAAAATTTCGAAACCTTTAGCCGGAAAATGGATCAGCAGTTTGCAGTTTTGGATGCCATGCACATCAATTACCGCTTTACCGATCTTAAAGGCTTTGCCGAAAATAATGTTTTTCTAAAATCGGCCTACCTCAATATCGAAGCGCCTAAAAATGCTGTTGTGCATTATACCACCGATGGAAGTACGCCAAAAATCGGATCTCCAAAATACATCAAACCCATTAATATCGATAAAACGCAAACCGTAAAAGCTGCCATATTTGGAGCTAACGGCAGGATGGGTGATGTTTTTACGGCCAATTATGTGCAAACCGATTACGTTGATGCCATATCGCTTAATCATCCAAAACCGGGTTTAAATTTTAGCTACTACCCTAAATTTTACAAGGTGGTAAACTTAATAGCAGAAGCTGATAAAACGAAAACTGCAACCACAGCTGCTATCGAAATTCCGGTTGAAGATAAAGCCGCGAGTTTTGCTACACGCCATAAAGGATTCTTTTACGCAGCTGAAGACGGTATTTATTCGTTTTTTCTTCGTTCTGACGATGGCAGTGTGTTGAAAATACAAAACAAAACCCTGGTTGATAACGATGGAATGCATTTTGCAATCGAAAAATCTGCTCAAATAGCGTTAAAAAAAGGCTATCATCCTTTTGAACTCTTGTTTCTCGAAGGTGGCGGTGGTTATACCCTGCAGTTAGAATATAGTATGGGTTCATCGAAACGCAAAGCCGTTTCTGCAGCTGATTTTGCTGTGGAATAA
- a CDS encoding PLP-dependent aspartate aminotransferase family protein, producing the protein MKSENFETIAIRTQTERSLHKEHSAPIYLTSSYKFDDAEEMRALFANEKEGNVYSRYSNPNTSEFIEKMCLLEGAEDGFATATGMAAIFTTFGAFLKSGDHIVSSRSVFGSTHQLLTNVFSNWGVTFDYADLDKPQDWEGLIKPNTKMIFVETPSNPGIDIIDLQFLGDLAKKHNTLLVVDNCFATPYLQQPIQFGAHISIHSATKYIDGQGRVLGGIVLGSKALIAEVVGFARHSGPALSPFSAWILSKSLETLAIRMDRHCENALKVAEYLEKHPKIKLVKYPFLPSHPQYEIAKKQMKQGGGIVTIVVDGGIDAARKFMDGLQMFSISANLADTRSIATHPATSTHSKLTEEQRNEVGIEQGSIRLSIGLEHINDILADIEQALA; encoded by the coding sequence ATGAAATCTGAAAATTTTGAAACCATAGCTATACGCACTCAAACCGAAAGAAGTTTACATAAAGAGCATTCGGCACCAATTTACCTTACTTCGAGTTATAAGTTTGATGATGCGGAAGAAATGCGTGCTTTATTTGCCAACGAAAAAGAGGGGAATGTATATAGCCGTTATTCAAATCCAAATACATCAGAGTTTATCGAAAAAATGTGCCTGTTAGAAGGAGCAGAAGATGGTTTTGCCACTGCAACGGGGATGGCAGCTATTTTCACCACTTTCGGGGCTTTCTTAAAAAGTGGCGATCATATTGTTTCCAGCCGCTCAGTTTTTGGTTCTACTCACCAGTTGTTAACCAATGTGTTTTCGAATTGGGGTGTAACTTTTGATTATGCCGATTTAGATAAACCTCAGGATTGGGAAGGTCTGATTAAGCCTAATACCAAAATGATCTTTGTCGAAACCCCTTCTAATCCAGGTATCGATATTATTGATCTCCAGTTTTTAGGTGATCTGGCCAAAAAACACAATACCTTACTGGTAGTTGATAATTGTTTTGCTACGCCTTACCTGCAACAACCCATTCAGTTTGGTGCACACATTTCTATTCACTCTGCTACAAAGTATATCGATGGACAAGGGCGCGTATTGGGTGGTATTGTTTTAGGTAGCAAAGCACTGATTGCCGAAGTGGTAGGTTTTGCCCGTCACAGTGGTCCGGCTTTATCGCCGTTCAGTGCATGGATTTTGTCTAAAAGTTTAGAAACTTTGGCTATCCGCATGGACCGCCATTGTGAAAATGCATTAAAAGTAGCCGAATATTTAGAAAAACATCCGAAAATTAAACTGGTGAAATATCCGTTTTTACCTTCGCACCCACAGTACGAAATTGCCAAAAAGCAAATGAAACAGGGTGGTGGAATTGTAACCATTGTGGTTGATGGCGGTATTGATGCAGCCCGTAAATTTATGGATGGTTTGCAAATGTTCTCGATCTCGGCAAATTTGGCCGATACACGTTCGATTGCAACACACCCGGCAACCAGTACGCACAGTAAACTTACTGAAGAGCAACGCAACGAAGTAGGTATTGAGCAGGGATCTATCCGCTTGTCAATCGGTTTAGAACATATTAATGATATTTTAGCTGATATTGAGCAAGCTTTAGCTTAG
- a CDS encoding OsmC family protein produces MNINLIRKSGKFNFEAENESGFTVELDAKAAIGGEGKGFRPMEMLLIGLGGCSGIDMVNVLTKQKEPLNDIKIAINATRKDEEMPPIFDVIDINFELFGNLSEAKVQRALQMTFDKYCSVSNILGRSATINFTYNINK; encoded by the coding sequence ATGAACATCAATCTGATCCGCAAAAGCGGTAAATTTAATTTTGAAGCAGAAAACGAGAGCGGTTTTACTGTAGAATTGGATGCAAAGGCTGCTATTGGTGGCGAGGGCAAGGGATTTAGACCAATGGAGATGCTTTTAATTGGTTTAGGTGGTTGCAGTGGTATAGATATGGTTAACGTACTTACCAAGCAAAAAGAACCTTTAAACGATATTAAAATTGCCATCAACGCAACGCGTAAGGACGAAGAAATGCCCCCGATTTTTGATGTAATTGATATCAACTTCGAGCTTTTCGGCAATTTAAGCGAGGCCAAGGTACAAAGAGCACTCCAAATGACCTTCGATAAATACTGCTCGGTATCGAATATTTTAGGCCGGTCGGCAACCATTAACTTTACTTATAACATCAATAAATAG
- the ispE gene encoding 4-(cytidine 5'-diphospho)-2-C-methyl-D-erythritol kinase — protein MLAFPNAKINLGLNITEKRVDGYHNLETVFYPVQIKDAVEIVDAATTSCKVHGIDIPGDANDNLCLKAYHLIAADFEIPAQQINLFKNIPVGAGLGGGSADCAFVIKLINDKFGLGLSVSQMKGYARKLGADCAFFIENKSVYAFNKGDEFEKCEIDLSAWYKVLVKPPVHVSTADAYALVKPQKPLQSLKEIIHLPPTTWENKVINDFEPSVFAKYPQIRQIKTSLYDAGATFALMSGSGSSVFAIFPTAVKLPELEQNNLVYYNI, from the coding sequence ATGCTAGCTTTCCCCAACGCAAAAATAAACCTTGGCCTAAACATCACCGAAAAACGGGTAGACGGTTATCACAATCTGGAAACTGTGTTTTATCCTGTACAAATTAAAGATGCGGTAGAAATTGTGGATGCAGCGACAACTTCCTGTAAAGTTCATGGTATTGATATTCCGGGAGATGCAAACGATAACCTTTGTTTAAAAGCCTATCATTTAATTGCGGCTGATTTTGAAATTCCTGCACAGCAGATTAATCTGTTCAAAAATATTCCGGTAGGGGCAGGTTTGGGAGGAGGATCAGCAGATTGCGCTTTTGTAATCAAATTAATCAACGATAAGTTTGGTTTGGGGCTTTCGGTTTCGCAAATGAAAGGTTATGCTCGGAAGCTAGGTGCCGATTGCGCTTTCTTTATCGAAAATAAATCGGTTTATGCTTTTAATAAGGGCGACGAATTTGAAAAATGCGAAATTGATTTGTCAGCCTGGTATAAAGTTTTGGTAAAACCGCCCGTACACGTAAGCACAGCCGATGCTTATGCGCTTGTAAAACCTCAAAAGCCTTTGCAATCATTAAAAGAAATCATACATTTGCCTCCAACAACATGGGAAAATAAGGTTATCAACGATTTCGAACCATCGGTATTCGCAAAGTATCCCCAAATTCGTCAAATAAAAACCAGTTTATACGATGCAGGCGCAACATTCGCTTTAATGAGTGGTAGCGGTTCATCGGTTTTTGCAATTTTCCCCACTGCGGTTAAATTGCCTGAACTGGAACAAAACAACTTGGTTTATTACAATATTTAA
- a CDS encoding thymidylate synthase, which translates to MKQYLDLMQHVLDNGAQKHDRTGTGTISVFGYQMRFNLQDGFPMVTTKKLHLKSIIHELIWFLTGDTNIKYLKDNGVRIWDEWADEDGNLGPVYGSQWRSWPTPDGQHIDQITNIINTIKNNPDSRRIIVSAWNVAEIENMALPPCHAFFQFYVADGKLSCQLYQRSADIFLGVPFNIASYALLTMMVAQVCGLQAGDFIHTLGDAHLYNNHIEQANLQLSREPKPLPTMKINPDVKSIFDFKFEDFTLENYEAHPHIKGIVAV; encoded by the coding sequence ATGAAACAGTATTTAGATTTAATGCAGCATGTGCTGGATAACGGCGCACAAAAACACGACCGTACAGGAACAGGAACAATCAGTGTTTTTGGCTACCAGATGCGTTTTAACCTGCAAGACGGTTTTCCAATGGTCACCACCAAAAAACTGCACTTAAAATCTATTATACATGAACTGATCTGGTTTTTAACTGGCGACACCAATATTAAATACCTTAAAGATAACGGCGTACGCATTTGGGACGAGTGGGCGGATGAAGACGGCAACCTGGGACCGGTTTATGGCTCGCAATGGAGAAGCTGGCCTACTCCTGATGGGCAGCACATTGATCAGATTACCAATATCATCAACACAATCAAAAACAATCCCGATTCGCGTCGCATTATTGTTTCGGCCTGGAATGTAGCCGAGATCGAAAATATGGCCTTGCCTCCATGCCATGCTTTTTTTCAATTTTATGTAGCCGATGGTAAATTAAGCTGTCAGCTGTATCAGCGCAGTGCAGATATTTTTCTGGGCGTACCTTTTAACATTGCCTCATACGCCTTATTAACCATGATGGTAGCGCAGGTTTGCGGTTTACAGGCCGGCGATTTTATCCACACCCTTGGCGATGCACATTTATATAATAACCATATCGAACAGGCCAACCTACAATTAAGCCGCGAACCTAAACCACTTCCAACCATGAAAATCAATCCGGATGTTAAAAGCATCTTCGATTTTAAGTTTGAAGACTTTACGCTTGAAAACTATGAGGCACATCCTCATATTAAAGGTATAGTAGCGGTATAG
- a CDS encoding PH domain-containing protein, producing the protein MGLFSAILGNAGAVSQEELKQQFGLLLTEGEEFEMGFKLIRDMFIFTNKRLILIDKQGITGSKVEYKSISYKSISRFSVETAGTFDLDAELKIWVSSEINPSISKKFNKSVNVYDVQRVLAHHVLG; encoded by the coding sequence ATGGGATTATTTTCCGCAATCCTCGGCAATGCAGGTGCAGTGAGCCAGGAAGAATTAAAACAGCAATTCGGACTACTTCTTACAGAAGGCGAAGAATTTGAAATGGGTTTCAAATTGATCAGAGATATGTTTATTTTTACCAATAAGCGTTTAATACTGATCGATAAACAAGGTATTACAGGATCAAAAGTAGAATACAAATCGATTTCGTATAAAAGCATTTCACGTTTTAGCGTAGAAACGGCCGGGACTTTCGACCTGGATGCAGAGCTGAAAATCTGGGTTTCGAGTGAAATAAACCCAAGCATCTCAAAAAAGTTTAACAAATCGGTAAACGTTTACGATGTACAAAGAGTATTGGCCCACCACGTATTAGGATAA
- a CDS encoding dihydrofolate reductase, with protein sequence MSKISIAVAVGENYAIGKNNQLLWHMPADLKFFKQTTSGHTVIMGRKTFDSVGRPLPNRRNIIITRDTELKIEGVEVVNSLDEALAITKTEEKPVFIVGGAEIYRQALPKTDRLYLTTIHHNFDADTFFPDFDRSEWTVISSEPYKADEKNKYDYTFEVLERK encoded by the coding sequence ATGAGCAAAATATCTATAGCTGTTGCAGTAGGCGAAAATTACGCTATTGGCAAAAACAACCAGCTTTTATGGCACATGCCGGCCGATTTAAAGTTTTTTAAGCAAACTACCTCTGGCCATACGGTTATCATGGGGCGCAAAACATTCGATTCTGTGGGCAGGCCTTTGCCAAACCGCAGAAACATTATAATTACAAGAGATACAGAATTAAAAATTGAAGGTGTTGAAGTGGTAAATAGCCTGGATGAGGCATTGGCAATTACTAAAACAGAAGAAAAACCAGTGTTTATTGTTGGCGGTGCCGAAATTTACAGACAGGCATTACCTAAAACAGATAGACTCTACCTTACCACGATTCATCATAACTTTGATGCAGATACATTTTTCCCGGATTTTGACCGCAGTGAATGGACTGTAATCAGCTCAGAGCCATACAAGGCCGATGAAAAGAATAAATATGATTACACTTTTGAGGTGCTGGAAAGGAAATAA